The following DNA comes from Arthrobacter sp. SLBN-83.
GGCCCAGGAATCCTTGGGGAAGTGCGCCGGCACCCAGTCCAGCAGCACGCCGATGCCGGCCTGGTGGAGGGCGTCCACCAGGTAGCGGAACTCATCCGGGTGGCCGAACCTGGACGTGGGGGCGTAGTAGGACGTGACCTGGTAACCCCATGAACCGCCGAAAGGGTGCTCGGCCACAGGCATGAATTCAACGTGGGTGAATCCGAGCCACTTCACGTACTCCACCAGTTCCTTGGCGAGTTCGCGGTAGCCAAGGCCCAGCCGCCATGATCCGAGGTGCACCTCGTAGACGCTCATGGCCGAATTGTGCGGGTCGCGCTTGCTGCGCGCTTCCATCCACTCGTCGTCCTTGAAGGCGTAGGAGGGCTCCACCACCCGGGACGCGGTCAACGGGGGAACTTCGGTGCCGAACGCCAGCGGATCGGCCTTTTCAACCCAGTAGCCGCCCCGGGTCAGGATCTCGTACTTGTAGCAGGCCCCTGCCGCAACGCCGGGAATGAAGACTTCCCAGACACCGGAGGATCCCAGCGAGCGCATGGAGTTCTCGCGGCCATCCCACGCGTTGAAGTCGCCCTTGACGCGGACGGCCTGTGCATTGGGGGCCCACACAGCAAAGGAAACACCGTCGACGTCCCCGAGCGAGGACTTGTAGTGCTGGACGTGGGCGCCCAGCACCGTCCACAGCTTCTCGTGCCGGCCTTCGCCGATGAGGTGCAGGTCCACTTCACCCACGGTGGGCAGGTAGCGGTACGGCTCATCAACCGTCACCGGCTCCTTGCCCGGGTAGGTGACCGAGAGCCGGTAATCCGGAACGTGTCCCTGCTCCACCGGTTCCAGGACGGCAACCCACACGCCGTGGGCCTCGTGCTGCATGGGGACTTCACCGGCCTGGGTGACCACGGTGATTGCTTCGGCGAGGTGCTTCACGGTGCGGATGGTGACATGCCCGTAGTCGTCCAGATGCGCGCCCAGGACGGAGTGGGGGGCGTGGTGTTCACCGTTCGCGATCCTGCCCAAGGTGCCTTCATCCACGTGCAGGGGCACCCCCGGGCGGTCAGTTCGTGCTGAGCCTGTCATTTCGTTACCTTCCGATGCTGCACCGGCGGACCCGCCGGCACCATTGCTGCCCAGGAGCCGTCTGGAGGCGTTTACTGGAATCGCCACCCAGTCGGGCCTGTTCCGCATTTCATAAACAACTTCGTACAGCGCCTTGTCCAGCCACAATGCCACAAACAGCGGCGAGGTCCGGTCCACCGTGCCGGGAATGACCCCGGCATACCCTTGCAGGAAAGCGTCGGCGCAGTCGTCCACCCAGTTTTCCGGGACTTGCGCGCCTTCCTGTTCGCGCTGGGCTGCTCCGGCTGCGTAGTCGAAGGACCGAAGCATTCCCACGACGTCGCGCAGGGGGACGTCCGGGACGTTCCGTTCGGCGATGGGTCGCAGCGGCTCACCCTCGAAGTCCAGGATGGCCCAGCGGGACTCGTCGCCGGATTGACCGGTCACCAGGAGGATCTGGCCCAGGTGCAGGTCCCCGTGGATGCGCTGAAGCGGCCCGGCTGGAGTCTTGTCCAGGTCGGCCAGCAGGGTCTCCAGGGCATCGTCGTAAGGCCCGACGGCGGCACGGGCTTCAGCCCAGGCGGTGCGGACACGCTGGGCAACAGCAGGTCCTGCCCCCTTGCCCGGTTCAGGCTTGGCTGATTGCCCCAGGGCCTCTGCCAGGCGCTTGTGCACCGTCGCCGTTGCCGCGCCAAGGGCCCGCGCTTCCGACGTGAAGTCCCTGCCCGAGCGCGCAGCGTCCACCGCCAGCCGCCAGGCGTCCCGGCCGCCGGCGAGGAACTCGTGGGCCACGGCAAGCTCACCTTGGACATACCTCGTACCGCTGCCGCCGCCGGCGGTCTTGCCCTGGTTCCCCTTCGCGCCCTGTCCGAGCCACTCCCCCCTGACCCAGCCGAGGGTGGCGGGGACCTCGGAGGTGCCGGCCTTGGTCAGGGCAGCACCCACTTCAATCTCGGGGTTGGTGCCGTCCGAAAGCACCCGGAAGAATTTCACCATGGCGGCCGATTCGCCGTCGTCCACCATGACGGAACTGTTGGACTGCTCACCGGAGAGCACCTTCACCACGCCCTTGGCCGTGGGCAATCGGTACGGACCGTCAACCCGGAACCCCTTGGCGGTGCCACTGGCGGCCTTTTCCTGCTGCCGGATGAGCTCCAGCCACGCGCCCACGAAGTCGGGGTCGTGGACGGCGTCGTAGACCCAGGGGCGGGTGGGATCCATTCCCGC
Coding sequences within:
- a CDS encoding 1,4-alpha-glucan branching enzyme; the protein is MNQPILTPALTALLKEWLPQQRWFPVKTPDFDVSQAGSLGLTDPSGHAALAVFLLNITTEGPDGGPRTAVVQVPLSFRPAPAGGMERALVGNAAGMDPTRPWVYDAVHDPDFVGAWLELIRQQEKAASGTAKGFRVDGPYRLPTAKGVVKVLSGEQSNSSVMVDDGESAAMVKFFRVLSDGTNPEIEVGAALTKAGTSEVPATLGWVRGEWLGQGAKGNQGKTAGGGSGTRYVQGELAVAHEFLAGGRDAWRLAVDAARSGRDFTSEARALGAATATVHKRLAEALGQSAKPEPGKGAGPAVAQRVRTAWAEARAAVGPYDDALETLLADLDKTPAGPLQRIHGDLHLGQILLVTGQSGDESRWAILDFEGEPLRPIAERNVPDVPLRDVVGMLRSFDYAAGAAQREQEGAQVPENWVDDCADAFLQGYAGVIPGTVDRTSPLFVALWLDKALYEVVYEMRNRPDWVAIPVNASRRLLGSNGAGGSAGAASEGNEMTGSARTDRPGVPLHVDEGTLGRIANGEHHAPHSVLGAHLDDYGHVTIRTVKHLAEAITVVTQAGEVPMQHEAHGVWVAVLEPVEQGHVPDYRLSVTYPGKEPVTVDEPYRYLPTVGEVDLHLIGEGRHEKLWTVLGAHVQHYKSSLGDVDGVSFAVWAPNAQAVRVKGDFNAWDGRENSMRSLGSSGVWEVFIPGVAAGACYKYEILTRGGYWVEKADPLAFGTEVPPLTASRVVEPSYAFKDDEWMEARSKRDPHNSAMSVYEVHLGSWRLGLGYRELAKELVEYVKWLGFTHVEFMPVAEHPFGGSWGYQVTSYYAPTSRFGHPDEFRYLVDALHQAGIGVLLDWVPAHFPKDSWALARFDGEPLYEHSDPALGEHPDWGTLIFDFGRTEVRNFLVANALYWLEEFHIDGLRVDAVASMLYLDYSRQEGQWRPNRFGGRENLEAISFLQEVNATVYKTHPGAVMIAEESTAFPGVTAPTSHGGLGFGLKWNMGWMHDSLKYISEDPYNRRWHHGTVTFSLVYAFTENFLLPISHDEVVHGKGSMLRKMPGDRWQQLANLRAFFAYQWAHPGKQLIFMGTEFGQEAEWSEQHGLDWWLADIPAHRGLQLLTKDLNELYASTPALYTQDNVPAGFQWINGGDADRNVLSFIRWDTDGNPIVCAINFSGAPHVGYTLGVPSADAWTEVLNTDHTTYGGSGVLNEGELKATDHGQDGQPATLTVTLPPLGASYFKPGAASAD